In one Brassica oleracea var. oleracea cultivar TO1000 chromosome C9, BOL, whole genome shotgun sequence genomic region, the following are encoded:
- the LOC106316157 gene encoding cytosolic sulfotransferase 15-like, with amino-acid sequence MASSSIIKTIPLMAIPNFNVCHKLELLKEEGKSGDPKHQEGEGEGEEEEVQSYEFQEMLESLPKERGWRTRYLYLFQGFWCQSKEIQAIMSFQKHFKSLQNDVVLATIPKSGTTWLKALTFTVLNRHRFDPVSSTTDHPLLTSNPHDLVPFFEYKLYENGDVPDLSGLASPRTFATHVPFGSLKDSIEEPGVKVVYFCRNPFDTFISSWHYINNIKSEAVSPVSLEEGFDLYCRGVIGFGPFWEHMLGYWKESLRTPEKVLFLRYEDLKQDMESNLKKLASFLDVPFTEEEEQKGVVHSISDLCSFENLKKLEVNKSSKSIKNFENRHLFRKGEVSDWVNYLSPPQAERLSALVDDKLGGYGLTFRYN; translated from the coding sequence ATGGCGAGCTCAAGCATCATCAAGACCATTCCACTAATGGCCATCCCAAATTTCAACGTTTGTCACAAGCTCGAGCTCCTCAAGGAAGAAGGCAAAAGCGGAGACCCAAAACACCAAGAAGGAGAAGGAGAAGGAGAAGAAGAAGAAGTGCAAAGCTACGAGTTCCAAGAGATGTTGGAGTCTCTTCCCAAGGAGAGGGGTTGGAGAACTCGTTACCTTTACCTATTCCAAGGGTTTTGGTGCCAATCCAAAGAGATTCAAGCTATCATGTCCTTCCAGAAACATTTCAAGTCCCTTCAAAATGATGTCGTTCTGGCCACCATACCAAAATCCGGTACGACTTGGTTAAAAGCTTTAACTTTTACTGTACTTAACCGACACCGGTTTGATCCGGTTTCTTCAACCACCGACCACCCACTCCTCACATCAAACCCTCATGACCTCGTACCTTTCTTCGAGTACAAGCTTTACGAGAACGGTGATGTTCCTGATCTCTCCGGTTTAGCCAGTCCGAGAACATTCGCAACCCACGTCCCTTTCGGTTCCCTCAAGGACTCCATCGAGGAACCAGGCGTGAAGGTGGTGTACTTTTGCCGAAACCCGTTCGACACATTCATCTCCTCGTGGCATTACATCAACAACATAAAGTCGGAGGCAGTGAGTCCCGTCTCGTTAGAAGAAGGGTTTGATCTGTACTGCCGAGGGGTGATCGGGTTCGGACCGTTTTGGGAACACATGTTGGGATACTGGAAAGAGAGCTTGAGGACACCAGAGAAAGTCTTGTTCTTACGTTACGAAGATCTGAAACAAGACATGGAGTCTAACTTGAAGAAGCTTGCAAGCTTCTTGGACGTTCCTTTCACGGAAGAAGAGGAACAAAAAGGTGTGGTGCATTCAATCTCGGATCTGTGCAGCTTCGAGAATCTAAAGAAGCTGGAGGTGAACAAGTCAAGCAAATCGATCAAGAACTTTGAGAATAGGCACTTGTTCAGGAAAGGAGAAGTGAGTGATTGGGTTAACTATCTCTCGCCACCACAGGCCGAAAGATTGTCAGCCTTAGTGGATGACAAGTTAGGTGGTTATGGTCTCACTTTCAGGTACAACTAA